The Streptomyces sp. NBC_00670 genome window below encodes:
- a CDS encoding TetR/AcrR family transcriptional regulator, producing MTLADSTAGQRGTPARGRPRSEALEHAIIEGVLTLLEDGVPLAELSMERIARTAGVGKATIYRRWRGKEELFVDVVRAAEPAEPLLPGTSLRDDLVVMLEWMRRRGLAGRSSAVLRNVHAQMKSSPRIWAAYETSVVRPRRNALVEVLRQAQQRGEIRADVDVRLAYDLLTGPMLLRSVLRPDGDLPEDLAERIVDTVMEGLCPPAGEPPR from the coding sequence GTGACCCTTGCCGACAGCACCGCCGGACAGCGGGGCACGCCCGCACGCGGGCGGCCCCGCAGCGAGGCGCTGGAGCACGCCATCATCGAGGGGGTCCTCACCCTCCTGGAGGACGGCGTGCCGCTCGCCGAACTCTCCATGGAGCGGATCGCCCGCACGGCCGGCGTCGGCAAGGCCACGATCTACCGGCGCTGGCGCGGCAAGGAGGAGCTCTTCGTCGACGTCGTGCGCGCCGCCGAGCCCGCCGAGCCCCTGCTGCCCGGCACCTCGCTCCGCGACGACCTGGTGGTCATGCTGGAGTGGATGCGCCGACGCGGCCTGGCCGGCCGGTCCTCGGCGGTGCTGCGCAACGTCCACGCGCAGATGAAGTCCAGCCCCCGGATCTGGGCGGCCTACGAGACGTCCGTCGTCAGACCCCGCCGCAACGCCCTCGTCGAGGTGCTGCGGCAGGCGCAGCAGCGCGGCGAGATCCGCGCCGACGTCGACGTGCGGCTCGCCTACGACCTCCTCACCGGGCCCATGCTCCTGCGGTCCGTCCTGCGCCCGGACGGCGACCTCCCCGAGGACCTCGCGGAGCGCATCGTCGACACCGTCATGGAAGGCCTGTGCCCGCCCGCCGGAGAACCGCCCCGCTGA
- a CDS encoding ABC transporter permease, with product MSAATAAPHPTASAPLSGDGRIGLRGHLRHTGALIRRNLLWIRQDPESMFDAVLFPIVFCLLFVFVFGGAISGADNRQEYVNYLVPGLMAMMGMNIAQGVGTGFNQDFQTGVMDRFRSLPIGRASVLIAKIVVEIGRMLVATAILLVVGFLLGLSVSDVPGLFAAIGLSMVFGFGVMWIFLTLGVVMKSAQAVQAMGFLVLMPLQFGSSIFAPTSTMPGWLQAFTDYNPLSSLADAARGLMNGGPVAHDILITVAWSAVLTAVMMPIAVRKFSTKA from the coding sequence ATGAGCGCCGCCACCGCCGCCCCGCACCCCACCGCTTCCGCCCCGCTCTCCGGTGACGGCCGGATCGGGCTGCGCGGCCATCTGCGCCACACCGGCGCGCTGATCCGCCGCAATCTGCTGTGGATCCGGCAGGACCCCGAGTCGATGTTCGACGCGGTGCTCTTCCCGATCGTGTTCTGTCTGCTGTTCGTGTTCGTCTTCGGCGGCGCGATCAGCGGCGCCGACAACCGGCAGGAGTACGTCAACTACCTGGTGCCGGGCCTGATGGCGATGATGGGCATGAACATCGCGCAGGGCGTGGGCACCGGGTTCAACCAGGACTTCCAGACCGGGGTGATGGACCGCTTCCGGTCGCTGCCGATCGGCCGGGCCTCGGTGCTGATCGCCAAGATCGTGGTGGAGATCGGCCGGATGCTCGTGGCCACCGCGATCCTGCTCGTGGTCGGCTTCCTGCTCGGTCTGTCCGTGTCCGACGTCCCCGGTCTGTTCGCGGCCATCGGTCTGTCGATGGTGTTCGGCTTCGGGGTGATGTGGATCTTCCTGACCCTGGGTGTGGTGATGAAGAGCGCCCAGGCCGTCCAAGCGATGGGGTTCCTCGTGCTGATGCCGCTGCAGTTCGGCTCGTCCATCTTCGCCCCGACCAGCACCATGCCGGGCTGGCTCCAGGCGTTCACCGACTACAACCCGCTGTCCTCGCTGGCGGACGCCGCGCGGGGGCTGATGAACGGCGGGCCGGTGGCCCACGACATCCTGATCACCGTCGCCTGGTCGGCGGTGCTGACGGCGGTCATGATGCCGATCGCGGTCCGCAAGTTCTCCACGAAGGCGTGA
- a CDS encoding MFS transporter: MTTPAAPAERRVPEAVHRRRWAILGALMLSLLIVVLDNSILNVAIKTISTPAPTGLGATQSELEWAINAYTLVFAGLLFTAGLLGDRLGRKKTLLAGLAVFGIGSALAAESGSPVQLIVFRAIMGLGAAFVMPATLAVLMNVFERDEQPKAIGIWAGGVGLAIAIGPITGGLLLDHFWWGSVFLVNVPIVVLALGLMIWLVPDSRDPRPGRVDPLGVVLSVIGLVLLVYGIIKGGQLADFTDPKVLASSLGGLAVLVLFVLHEKRSDHPSIDIGYFKNRVFSAAIVAITLVFFALMGVTFFSVFYTQSVRGFSPLETGLLMLPLAAAQMIFAPRARLLVDRFGNRATTTAGLLLLSAMLAAFVVLDSDTPIWILEVMFFLMGTGMAHIMTPTSVVIMQALPREKAGSASALSNTFRQVGGALGIAVLGSVLSTAYRNGIEGSLSRVPAGLRHTAGESIEATLGVAHKLGPRGDALVGPANDAFLHAMHVTALWGAGVAVLGAVVAGVFLPGKAPAEPAGEAEPELVTSRD, translated from the coding sequence ATGACAACTCCCGCTGCCCCGGCCGAGCGCCGGGTGCCGGAGGCGGTGCACCGGCGACGGTGGGCCATCCTCGGCGCGCTCATGCTGAGCCTGTTGATCGTGGTGCTCGACAACTCGATCCTCAACGTGGCCATCAAGACCATCTCCACCCCGGCCCCCACCGGCCTCGGCGCCACCCAGAGCGAGCTGGAGTGGGCGATCAACGCCTACACCCTCGTCTTCGCCGGGCTGCTTTTCACCGCCGGACTGCTCGGCGACCGGCTGGGCCGCAAGAAGACGCTGCTGGCCGGTCTCGCCGTCTTCGGCATCGGCTCGGCGCTCGCCGCCGAGTCCGGCTCACCCGTCCAGCTCATCGTCTTCCGGGCGATCATGGGCCTGGGTGCCGCGTTCGTCATGCCGGCCACCCTCGCCGTCCTCATGAACGTCTTCGAGCGCGACGAGCAGCCCAAGGCCATCGGCATCTGGGCCGGCGGCGTCGGCCTCGCCATCGCGATCGGCCCGATCACCGGCGGCCTCCTCCTGGACCACTTCTGGTGGGGCTCGGTCTTCCTGGTCAACGTGCCCATCGTCGTCCTGGCGCTCGGCCTGATGATCTGGCTGGTCCCGGACTCCCGCGACCCGCGCCCCGGCCGCGTCGACCCGCTCGGCGTCGTCCTGTCCGTCATCGGCCTGGTCCTGCTCGTCTACGGCATCATCAAGGGCGGCCAGCTGGCCGACTTCACCGACCCCAAGGTGCTGGCCAGCAGCCTGGGCGGGCTCGCCGTGCTGGTCCTCTTCGTGCTCCACGAGAAGCGCAGCGACCACCCGTCCATCGACATCGGCTACTTCAAGAACCGGGTGTTCTCGGCCGCCATCGTCGCGATCACCCTGGTCTTCTTCGCACTGATGGGCGTGACCTTCTTCTCCGTCTTCTACACCCAGAGCGTGCGGGGCTTCTCGCCGCTGGAGACCGGTCTGCTGATGCTGCCGCTGGCCGCCGCGCAGATGATCTTCGCGCCACGGGCCCGGCTCCTCGTCGACCGCTTCGGCAACAGGGCGACGACCACCGCCGGACTGCTGCTGCTCTCCGCGATGCTGGCCGCGTTCGTGGTGCTCGACTCCGACACCCCGATCTGGATCCTCGAGGTGATGTTCTTCCTCATGGGCACCGGCATGGCGCACATCATGACCCCGACCAGCGTGGTCATCATGCAGGCCCTGCCGCGCGAGAAGGCCGGCTCCGCCTCCGCGCTCAGCAACACCTTCCGCCAGGTCGGCGGCGCGCTCGGCATCGCCGTCCTCGGCTCGGTGCTCTCCACGGCCTACCGCAACGGCATCGAGGGCAGCCTGTCCCGGGTCCCGGCCGGCCTGCGGCACACCGCCGGCGAGTCCATCGAGGCCACCCTGGGCGTCGCGCACAAGCTGGGCCCGCGCGGCGACGCCCTGGTCGGCCCCGCCAACGACGCCTTCCTGCACGCCATGCACGTCACGGCTCTGTGGGGTGCGGGCGTCGCGGTGCTCGGCGCGGTCGTGGCGGGCGTCTTCCTGCCCGGGAAGGCCCCCGCGGAGCCCGCGGGCGAGGCGGAACCGGAACTCGTCACCAGCCGGGACTGA
- a CDS encoding endonuclease/exonuclease/phosphatase family protein, whose product MAQAQMTETGNDDGNGDGRRGARFRRLWHRLRTDRGIWRRGIVLAVLAVLLGLLMALHESVPNRVGNFGSLLETFLPWLGVLVPVLLVLALVRRSATALIALLVPVLVWTDLFGGLLSDKTAEGGGDLTVATHNVNASNADPSGTARSIAAAGADVLALQELKASAVPTYENLLEPTYKYHAVVGTVGLWSKYPMSGVKAVDIRLGWKRAMRATIATPEGRLAVYVAHLPSVRVKLRAGFTARERDRSADALGDAIAHEKQSRIVLLADANGTMNDRALTAVTSQMRSTQGAVGSGFGFSWPASFPMARIDQIMVKGVKPVSSWTLPETGSDHLPIAASVELTGDGE is encoded by the coding sequence ATGGCGCAGGCGCAAATGACGGAGACCGGCAACGACGACGGGAACGGGGACGGCCGTCGGGGAGCCCGGTTCCGGCGGCTGTGGCACCGCCTGCGCACCGACCGCGGCATCTGGCGCCGGGGCATCGTCCTCGCCGTCCTCGCGGTCCTCCTCGGACTGCTGATGGCCCTGCACGAGAGCGTGCCCAACCGGGTCGGCAACTTCGGCAGCCTCCTGGAGACCTTCCTGCCCTGGCTGGGCGTCCTCGTCCCGGTCCTGCTGGTACTCGCGCTGGTGCGCCGCTCGGCGACCGCGCTGATCGCCCTGCTGGTGCCCGTCCTGGTCTGGACGGACCTCTTCGGCGGCCTGCTCTCCGACAAGACCGCCGAGGGCGGCGGCGACCTGACCGTCGCCACGCACAACGTCAACGCGAGCAACGCCGACCCCTCCGGCACCGCCCGCTCGATCGCCGCCGCGGGCGCCGACGTGCTCGCGCTCCAGGAACTCAAGGCCTCCGCGGTGCCCACGTACGAGAACCTGCTGGAGCCGACGTACAAGTACCACGCGGTGGTCGGCACGGTCGGGCTGTGGAGCAAGTACCCGATGAGCGGCGTCAAGGCCGTCGACATCAGGCTCGGCTGGAAGCGCGCGATGCGGGCGACGATCGCCACGCCCGAGGGGCGGCTCGCCGTCTACGTCGCCCACCTGCCCTCCGTGCGGGTGAAGCTGCGGGCCGGGTTCACCGCCCGCGAGCGCGACCGCAGCGCGGACGCGCTGGGCGACGCCATCGCGCACGAGAAGCAGTCCCGGATCGTCCTGCTCGCCGACGCCAACGGCACGATGAACGACCGCGCGCTCACCGCGGTCACCTCGCAGATGCGCTCCACGCAGGGCGCGGTGGGCAGCGGCTTCGGCTTCAGCTGGCCGGCGTCGTTCCCGATGGCCCGCATCGACCAGATCATGGTCAAGGGCGTGAAGCCGGTGTCGTCGTGGACGCTGCCGGAGACCGGCAGCGACCACCTCCCCATCGCGGCGAGCGTTGAGCTCACCGGCGACGGGGAGTAG
- a CDS encoding zinc ribbon domain-containing protein produces MTQTTRTTCSGCSADAVPGAAFCGECGAALVPAGRADAPRPARGLTVPRWTGGRDLTRYMCAAVFLDRQYANSLLRDIAAEPHLGVAPAPGCDVPVVLRYAYEANARRHARDLVLAVEFLVLFVGLLLGSGVTALLMFLLGWLTTLVFAYSTHYGEHLQRLRPDRFDPALAPPAPTASADRRLRQIDEYAHGNLTAYSGFSPFTGYGRELDSWSLTFDVTTSGREGVTPRNFEVTDLYAHIARRIGELSLPCLELEERVFVEGSALLGDSRFLPNPLGRPLARIDAGLLDALKRAPEETARAYLVTHSSGWGGELVTSVFLRLVRSDSNLLVEAQPTVLCPLLDRYRTIDGLMPHPSPGEFCSMVLQNLIGTPFVLLAAPVRAVAGFLPDFGMKRRTKKQHRQITRLKVFDYGARDSVRQLASAAGHQRYFQKSDSGMVLKTVERRILDALVEFAEAHDIDAGDLIKRQETIINNGIIAAAGARVDSSAVASGDKSRISAVIRRIPRPTVD; encoded by the coding sequence ATGACCCAGACGACGCGGACGACCTGTTCCGGCTGTTCCGCCGACGCGGTGCCGGGGGCGGCCTTCTGCGGCGAGTGCGGGGCCGCGCTGGTCCCCGCCGGACGGGCGGACGCGCCCCGCCCGGCACGTGGCCTCACCGTCCCCCGCTGGACCGGCGGCCGGGACCTGACCCGGTACATGTGCGCCGCCGTCTTCCTGGACCGGCAGTACGCCAACTCCCTGCTCAGGGACATCGCGGCCGAGCCGCACCTGGGCGTGGCACCGGCTCCGGGATGCGACGTGCCCGTGGTGCTGCGGTACGCCTACGAGGCCAACGCGCGGCGGCACGCCAGGGACCTCGTCCTGGCGGTCGAGTTCCTGGTGCTGTTCGTGGGACTGCTGCTGGGCAGCGGAGTGACCGCCCTCCTCATGTTCCTGCTCGGCTGGCTGACCACGCTGGTGTTCGCCTACTCCACCCACTACGGCGAACACCTCCAGCGGTTGCGCCCGGACCGGTTCGACCCCGCGCTGGCGCCCCCGGCGCCCACCGCCTCCGCCGACCGGCGCCTGCGCCAGATCGACGAGTACGCGCACGGCAACCTCACCGCCTACAGCGGCTTCTCCCCGTTCACCGGGTACGGCCGGGAACTCGACTCGTGGTCGCTGACCTTCGACGTGACCACCTCGGGGCGCGAGGGTGTGACACCGCGGAACTTCGAGGTCACGGACCTGTACGCGCACATCGCCCGGCGGATCGGTGAACTGTCGCTGCCCTGCCTGGAACTGGAGGAGCGGGTGTTCGTGGAGGGGTCGGCCCTGCTGGGCGACTCCCGCTTCCTGCCCAATCCCCTCGGCCGTCCCCTGGCCCGGATCGACGCCGGTCTGCTGGACGCGCTGAAGCGGGCCCCGGAGGAGACCGCCCGCGCCTATCTGGTCACGCACTCCTCGGGCTGGGGCGGCGAGTTGGTGACCTCGGTGTTCCTCCGGCTCGTGCGCTCGGACTCCAATCTGCTCGTGGAGGCCCAGCCCACCGTGCTGTGCCCGCTGCTGGACCGCTACCGGACCATCGACGGCCTCATGCCGCACCCCTCGCCGGGCGAGTTCTGCTCGATGGTGCTCCAGAACCTCATCGGCACGCCGTTCGTGCTGCTCGCCGCCCCGGTCCGCGCGGTCGCGGGCTTCCTGCCGGACTTCGGCATGAAGCGCCGTACGAAGAAGCAGCACCGGCAGATCACCCGGCTCAAGGTGTTCGACTACGGGGCACGCGACAGCGTGCGGCAGCTCGCCTCCGCCGCCGGCCACCAGCGGTACTTCCAGAAGTCCGACTCCGGCATGGTCCTCAAGACCGTCGAACGGCGGATCCTGGACGCCCTCGTGGAGTTCGCCGAGGCGCACGACATCGACGCCGGTGACCTGATCAAGCGTCAGGAAACCATCATCAACAACGGCATCATCGCCGCCGCCGGGGCGCGGGTCGACTCGAGCGCGGTCGCCTCGGGCGACAAGTCCCGCATCTCGGCCGTCATCCGGCGGATCCCGCGGCCCACCGTGGACTGA
- a CDS encoding ATP-binding cassette domain-containing protein, protein MTRIDKNPDAARDAAVTVRGLVKHYGETKALDGVDLDVREGTVLGVLGPNGAGKTTLVRCLSTLIVPDAGHATVAGYDVLRRPRQTRRVIGLTGQYASVDEKLSGFENLYLIGRLLDLPRKEARARADGLLERFSLTEAARRPVGTYSGGMRRRLDLAASMIGRPAVLFLDEPTTGLDPRTRNEVWTEVRRMVTEGATVLLTTQYMEEAEYLASELTVVDRGRVVAGGRIDELKARVGGRTLRIRPADPLELRPTAAALDEFGLTGTGSASVDAETGSVLVPILSDEQLTAVVGALTARGITLSAITTELPSLDEVFLSLTGHKASAAAQDDVPARQEVAV, encoded by the coding sequence ATGACGCGAATCGACAAGAACCCCGACGCCGCCCGGGACGCGGCCGTCACCGTGCGGGGGCTGGTGAAGCACTACGGCGAGACGAAGGCGCTCGACGGCGTCGACCTCGACGTGCGCGAGGGCACCGTCCTCGGCGTGCTCGGCCCCAACGGAGCCGGCAAGACGACCCTGGTCCGCTGCCTGTCCACCCTGATCGTGCCGGACGCCGGCCACGCCACCGTCGCCGGGTACGACGTGCTGCGCCGGCCGCGGCAGACCCGCCGCGTGATCGGCCTCACCGGCCAGTACGCCTCCGTCGACGAGAAGCTGTCCGGCTTCGAGAACCTCTACCTGATCGGCCGGCTGCTCGATCTGCCCCGCAAGGAGGCCCGGGCCCGCGCCGACGGTCTGCTGGAGCGGTTCTCGCTGACCGAGGCCGCCCGGCGCCCGGTGGGCACCTACTCCGGCGGCATGCGGCGCCGGCTCGACCTGGCCGCCTCCATGATCGGCCGCCCGGCGGTGCTGTTCCTGGACGAGCCGACCACCGGTCTGGACCCGCGCACCCGCAACGAGGTGTGGACCGAGGTGCGCCGGATGGTCACCGAGGGCGCGACCGTACTGCTCACCACCCAGTACATGGAGGAGGCCGAGTACCTGGCCTCCGAGCTGACGGTCGTGGACCGCGGCCGGGTCGTCGCGGGCGGCCGGATCGACGAGCTGAAGGCCCGCGTCGGCGGCCGTACGCTGCGGATCCGCCCGGCCGACCCGCTGGAGCTGCGCCCGACGGCCGCCGCGCTCGACGAGTTCGGGCTCACCGGCACCGGCAGCGCCTCCGTCGACGCCGAGACCGGCAGCGTCCTGGTACCGATCCTCAGCGACGAGCAGCTGACCGCGGTGGTCGGCGCGCTCACCGCGCGCGGCATCACGCTGTCCGCCATCACCACCGAACTGCCCAGCCTGGACGAGGTGTTCCTGTCGCTCACCGGCCACAAGGCCAGTGCCGCCGCGCAGGACGACGTCCCCGCCCGCCAGGAGGTCGCCGTATGA
- the panB gene encoding 3-methyl-2-oxobutanoate hydroxymethyltransferase, which translates to MTQFSAAHEQSAPGALKPSGDSRALYGGKGTRRITVRDITAAKERGEKWPMLTAYDAMTASVFDEAGIPVMLVGDSAGNCHLGYDTTVPVTLDEMTMLSAAVVRGTRRALIVADLPFGSYQEGPVQALRSATRLVKEAGVGAVKLEGGERSHRQIELLVESGIPVMAHIGLTPQSVNAMGYRVQGRGEEAAQQLLRDAKAVQDAGAFAVVLELVPAELAAEVTRVLHIPTVGIGAGPETDAQVLVWTDMMGLTSGRVPKFVKQYAELRRTMGDAAKAFAEEVVGGTFPTEEHSVH; encoded by the coding sequence ATGACGCAGTTCTCGGCTGCCCACGAGCAGTCCGCGCCGGGCGCGCTGAAGCCCTCCGGCGACAGCAGGGCGCTGTACGGGGGCAAGGGCACCCGGCGGATCACCGTCCGCGACATCACCGCCGCCAAGGAGCGCGGCGAGAAGTGGCCCATGCTCACCGCGTACGACGCGATGACCGCGTCCGTGTTCGACGAGGCCGGCATCCCGGTGATGCTCGTCGGCGACTCGGCGGGCAACTGCCACCTGGGGTACGACACCACCGTCCCCGTCACCCTCGACGAGATGACCATGCTCTCCGCGGCCGTCGTGCGCGGCACCCGGCGTGCGCTGATCGTGGCCGACCTGCCGTTCGGCTCGTACCAGGAGGGCCCGGTACAGGCGCTGCGCTCGGCGACCCGGCTGGTGAAGGAGGCCGGGGTCGGCGCGGTGAAGCTGGAGGGCGGCGAACGCTCGCACCGCCAGATCGAGCTGCTGGTGGAGTCCGGCATCCCGGTCATGGCGCACATCGGCCTGACTCCGCAGTCCGTCAACGCGATGGGCTACCGCGTGCAGGGCCGCGGCGAGGAGGCCGCCCAGCAGCTGCTGCGGGACGCGAAGGCGGTGCAGGACGCGGGCGCGTTCGCGGTCGTCCTCGAACTGGTCCCGGCGGAGCTCGCAGCCGAGGTGACCCGGGTGCTGCACATCCCGACCGTCGGCATCGGCGCCGGCCCCGAGACCGACGCCCAGGTCCTGGTCTGGACGGACATGATGGGCCTGACCTCCGGCCGGGTCCCCAAGTTCGTCAAGCAGTACGCCGAGCTGCGCCGCACCATGGGCGACGCGGCGAAGGCCTTCGCGGAGGAGGTCGTGGGCGGCACGTTCCCGACGGAGGAGCACTCCGTCCACTGA